One genomic region from Tachysurus vachellii isolate PV-2020 chromosome 22, HZAU_Pvac_v1, whole genome shotgun sequence encodes:
- the LOC132838148 gene encoding HIG1 domain family member 1C-like — translation MRSDSSWSGDEDQSSKLMRKAKESPFVPIGMAGFLGVVAYGLYRLKSRGEMKMSVHLIHMRVRAQGFVVGAMTLGVIYSMYKEYLAPDEK, via the exons ATGAGGTCAGACAGCAGCTGGTCTGGTGATGAGGATCAGTCCTCTAAGTTAATGAGGAAGGCAAAAGAGTCTCCGTTTGTCCCTATAG gaatgGCGGGTTTCCTCGGAGTTGTAGCTTACGGATTGTACAGGCTGAAATCTCGTGGAGAGATGAAAATGTCTGTCCATCTGATTCACATGCGTGTCAGAGCTCAGGGCTTTGTGGTTGGCGCCATGACACTCG GTGTAATATACTCAATGTATAAGGAATATCTGGCTCCTGATGAGAAGTGA